A DNA window from Ipomoea triloba cultivar NCNSP0323 chromosome 10, ASM357664v1 contains the following coding sequences:
- the LOC116033651 gene encoding peroxidase 43 — protein MIAIVLALTIWSHLSGVSQGQLSTGFYDDSCPNVGAIVGGVVRDVAASNANIAPVLLRLHFHDCFVQGCDGSILVDNGEISERHAFGHQGVGGFEVIERAKAEVEAVCPGIVSCADIVALAAREAVVLANGPSYGVEMGRRDGMVSNLSLADDMPDIDDSIQTLKNKFINKGLSENDLVVLSAAHTIGTTACFFMTNRLYNFPGGGSDPSISADFLPELKATCPQNGDVNVRLPIDHGSGQTFDDQILQNIRSGFAVLQSDARLYEDDATRNAVDSYVGGGLPFLRPSFEDDFANAMVKMGRIGVISGSQGAIRRSCAAFN, from the exons ATGATAGCTATAGTGTTGGCTCTTACTATTTGGAGTCATCTGAGTGGGGTTTCACAAGGGCAGCTTAGCACGGGCTTCTACGACGACAGTTGCCCTAACGTCGGGGCAATCGTCGGCGGCGTTGTCCGCGACGTCGCCGCCTCCAACGCCAACATTGCTCCCGTCTTGCTCCGCCTCCATTTCCACGATTGCTTCGTTCAG GGTTGTGACGGGTCGATATTGGTGGACAATGGGGAGATTTCGGAGAGGCATGCATTTGGGCACCAAGGAGTCGGGGGATTCGAGGTGATAGAAAGAGCAAAGGCCGAAGTGGAGGCGGTCTGTCCAGGAATTGTTTCTTGTGCTGATATTGTAGCATTAGCGGCTAGAGAAGCTGTcgttttg GCAAATGGACCGTCGTATGGGGTGGAAATGGGGAGAAGAGATGGAATGGTTTCCAATTTGTCACTTGCAGATGACATGCCGGACATTGATGATTCAATTCAAACTCTTAAAAACAAGTTTATCAATAAAGGCCTTTCCGAAAATGACCTTGTCGTCCTAAGTG CTGCACACACAATTGGGACCACGGCATGCTTCTTCATGACCAATCGCCTCTACAACTTCCCCGGCGGGGGATCCGACCCGTCGATAAGCGCCGACTTCCTGCCGGAGCTAAAGGCGACGTGCCCGCAGAACGGCGACGTCAACGTCCGGCTACCGATCGATCACGGCAGCGGCCAAACGTTCGACGACCAGATTCTGCAGAACATCAGGAGCGGGTTCGCGGTGTTGCAGTCGGATGCGAGGCTGTACGAGGATGACGCGACGAGGAACGCCGTGGATTCTTACGTCGGCGGGGGTTTGCCGTTTCTCCGGCCGTCGTTCGAGGACGACTTCGCTAATGCGATGGTGAAAATGGGGAGAATTGGGGTTATAAGTGGCTCCCAAGGGGCAATTAGGCGTTCATGTGCAGCTTTTAATTGA
- the LOC116033650 gene encoding putative clathrin assembly protein At1g03050, whose product MAPSKLRKAIGAVKDQTSISLAKVGGSASISDLEVAIVKATRHEEYPPEEKHIREILCLTLYSRAYVGACVVTISRRLSKTKNWVVALKSLMLIHRLLTNGEQSYEQEIFFATRRGTRLLNMSDFRDSRSNFWDYSAFVRTYSLYLDELLELRMQNRRGKQSKHSALASGNEEEEEDEGEEEEEEAANTICNSTAIVVACTPIAEMKNEYLYSRIQHYIQILDRFLACKPAGAARSSRLVLVALYQVVKESFQVYYSMAEILGILVDRFMKLDIPDSRKVHEIFQRIAKQWDELEMFYSWSKAAGISRESEYPEVENYPKEKLDIMEEIIREKMEMARGRVMRSREQSPEVEEPEPEEEAEEDMNAIEALPPPEDFLEEKEEMTVVEAPKEEEKKAQDIGDLLNLGEDAPTPEEHANQLALALFDGIPTFNPAKTTTTPWEAFNGSGDWETALVQTASQLSNQKAQLPGSFDELMLDGMYRQGALNQAVASSGVLTTGSASSVAFGSAGMPAMLALPAPPSADGAANTTASGADPFAASLSVAPPAYVQMSELEKKQTLLFEEQQMWQQYANDGMHGQVGLEKAQQNIQPHNYYGY is encoded by the exons atggctCCGAGTAAACTCAGGAAAGCCATAGGGGCTGTGAAGGATCAAACCAGCATAAGCCTTGCCAAAGTGGGCGGCAGCGCGTCCATATCCGACCTCGAGGTGGCGATCGTGAAGGCCACGCGCCACGAAGAATACCCGCCGGAGGAGAAGCACATCCGGGAGATTCTGTGCCTGACGCTATACTCGCGCGCGTACGTGGGCGCGTGCGTGGTCACCATCTCCCGGCGGCTTAGCAAGACCAAGAACTGGGTGGTGGCGCTGAAGTCGCTGATGTTGATCCACCGGCTGCTCACCAACGGCGAGCAGTCGTACGAGCAGGAGATCTTCTTCGCCACCAGGCGCGGCACGCGCCTCCTCAACATGTCGGATTTCCGCGACTCCCGCTCCAATTTCTGGGATTATTCCGCGTTTGTGCGGACCTACTCGCTCTACCTCGACGAACTGCTGGAGCTCAGGATGCAAAACCGCCGTGGAAAACAGTCAAAACACAGTGCATTAGCGTCCGgtaatgaagaagaagaggaagacgaaggcgaagaggaagaggaggaagCTGCCAAT ACTATATGCAACAGTACTGCCATTGTTGTTGCATGCACTCCGATTGCAGAAATGAAGAACGAGTACTTGTATTCAAGAATCCAGCATTACATACAGATTCTTGACCGATTCTTAGCTTGCAAACCAGCAG GGGCAGCAAGGAGCAGCAGGCTTGTGCTTGTGGCTCTGTATCAAGTAGTGAAGGAAAGCTTCCAAGTATATTATTCCATGGCAGAAATATTGGGAATTTTGGTGGATCGATTCATGAAGCTTGATATTCCCGACTCCAGAAAAGTTCATGAGATTTTCCAGCGCATCGCCAAGCAATGGGATGAACTCGAGATGTTCTACAGTTGGAGTAAAGCTGCAGGGATTTCGAGGGAGTCGGAGTACCCGGAGGTGGAGAATTATCCCAAGGAGAAACTGGACATCATGGAGGAAATTATCCGGGAGAAAATGGAAATGGCGAGAGGGAGAGTAATGAGGAGCCGAGAACAGTCACCTGAGGTGGAGGAGCCGGAGCCGGAAGAGGAAGCGGAAGAGGACATGAATGCGATAGAAGCGCTGCCGCCACCGGAGGATTTTTTGGAGGAGAAGGAAGAAATGACAGTGGTGGAGGCGCCaaaggaggaggagaagaaggcACAGGATATAGGAGATCTGTTGAACTTGGGTGAGGATGCACCCACACCGGAAGAGCATGCAAATCAGTTAGCCTTAGCCTTGTTTGACGGTATTCCGACATTTAACCCTGCAAAAACAACCACGACTCCATGGGAGGCCTTCAATGGATCCGGAGATTGGGAAACAGCCCTCGTTCAAACCGCCAGCCAACTGTCAAACCAGAAGGCACAACTCCCCGGCAGCTTCGATGAATTAATGCTCGACGGAATGTATCGACAGGGAGCGCTAAATCAGGCAGTGGCCTCCTCCGGCGTTCTGACAACAGGCAGTGCTAGTAGTGTTGCGTTCGGGTCAGCCGGGATGCCGGCAATGCTTGCACTACCGGCACCTCCGTCTGCAGATGGCGCAGCCAACACAACAGCATCAGGAGCTGACCCTTTCGCCGCCTCGCTTTCAGTAGCACCGCCGGCATATGTGCAGATGTCAGAGTTGGAGAAGAAACAGACACTGCTATTTGAAGAGCAGCAAATGTGGCAGCAATATGCAAATGATGGAATGCATGGACAAGTAGGATTGGAAAAGGCCCAACAAAACATTCAACCTCATAATTACTATGGTTACTAG
- the LOC116033649 gene encoding phosphatidylserine decarboxylase proenzyme 3-like — protein sequence MGHGNSKSGSPSSDESSHNGSRSAHSSRAGKFGQRLQLQRSHFRRHGSGSGSGSNQSKLLKEEDFAGIASLRLISAEMKFKDKWLACITLGLQTFRTHVSDHTDKPTWNSVRKLLLERNGAHIARISVFETNKLSKNNLVGHCEIDLLEYLSQDSDSDVEAFDLLDPSSPSIVVGSISISCSIEDPVETEKSFTKRILSIVDYNEDGELSMAEFSDLIDAFGNQLAVEKKEELFRQADKNGDGVVSLDELAMLLTAYQGKEALMNCCPVCGEVLEGSDSLNGMIHLTLCFDEGTGNQIMTGGFLTDKQASSGWMFKLSEWAHFSTYEVGLRSGSSASHILVYDRRKKRLVEEIIDPKIVLSMRAIYQSKFGLGLMDTGAKEILQSISEKQGKKMDTLDSAKDIPTFVEFFKDQLSVDETKYPLDHFKTFNDFFIRELKSGARPIACPERNDIAVCAADSRTMAFNNVTDAARFWIKGRKFSIQGLLGDEACSSAFVDGSLVIFRLAPQDYHRFHLPVSGTIEKFIDIPGCLYTVNPIAVNSKYCNVFTENKRVVSIISTEDFGKVAFVAIGATMVGSITFSKKEHDYVNKGDEFGYFSFGGSTVICVFEKDSIRIDEDLLENSARSLETLVMVGMQLGVSIKKQADVKSKLENLSL from the exons ATGGGCCACGGGAACTCGAAATCGGGCTCGCCTTCTTCCGACGAGTCCTCGCACAACGGCTCGAGGTCGGCTCACTCTTCCCGCGCCGGAAAGTTTGGTCAACGGCTTCAGCTTCAACGCTCCCACTTCCGTCGCCatggttccggttccggttctgGTTCTAACCAGTCTAAACTcctcaaggaagaagatttcGCCGGAATCGCTAGCCTTCGTCTCATTAGC GCGGAGATGAAATTCAAGGACAAATGGCTTGCTTGTATTACGCTTGGTCTACAAACTTTCCGCACTCATGTATCTGATCA CACTGACAAGCCTACCTGGAACTCG GTGAGGAAGCTTCTTTTAGAAAGAAATGGGGCACATATTGCAAGAATATCTGTGTTTGAG ACTAATAAATTATCCAAGAACAATTTGGTTGGTCATTGTGAGATTGATCTACTTGAATACCTCTCCCAG GACTCTGATTCTGATGTTGAGGCTTTTGACTTGTTGGACCCATCATCACCATCTATAGTCGTTGGCAGTATATCTATTTCATGTTCTATTGAG GATCCAGTTGAAACAGAGAAAAGTTTTACAAAGCGCATCTTGTCTATAGTG GATTATAATGAAGATGGAGAGCTTTCAATGGCTGAGTTCTCTGATTTAATTGATGCATTCGGCAATCAATTGGCTGTTGAAAAG AAAGAGGAGCTATTTAGACAGGCTGACAAGAATGGAGATGGTGTAGTCAGCTTGGATGAGTTGGCTATGCTTTTGACTGCATATCAAGGAAA GGAGGCGTTGATGAACTGCTGCCCAGTTTGTGGCGAGGTTCTTGAAGGTTCTGATAGTTTGAACGGTATGATTCATTTGACCTTGTGTTTTGATGAGGGAACTGGGAACCAAATAATGACGGGAGGGTTCCTCACTGATAAGCAGGCTTCCAGTGG atggaTGTTCAAACTGAGTGAATGGGCACATTTCTCAACATATGAGGTTGGTTTGAGGTCTGGTTCAAGTGCATCACATATATTG GTATATGATCGAAGAAAGAAGAGGTTAGTGGAGGAAATAATTGATCCCAAGATTGTTTTATCAATGAGAGCCATTTATCAATCTAAATTTGGGCTTGGCCTTATGGATACTG GGGCAAAAGAAATCCTGCAGAGCATCTCTGAAAAGCAGGGCAAAAAAATGGATACCCTTGATTCTGCTAAAGATATACCAacatttgttgaattttttaag GATCAACTCAGTGTGGATGAAACCAAGTACCCACTGGATCATTTTAAG ACattcaatgatttttttataagaGAGCTGAAGTCTGGTGCAAGACCAATTGCCTGCCCAGAACGCAATGATATCGCTGTCTGTGCAGCTGATAGCCGCACTATGGCATTCAACAATGTTACAGATGCTGCAAGATTTTGGATTAAG GGCCGAAAATTTTCCATCCAAGGCCTTTTGGGGGATGAAGCATGCTCCAGTGCATTCGTTGATGGAAGTTTGGTGATATTTAGGCTGGCACCACAG GATTACCATCGTTTCCATCTTCCTGTCTCTGGAACTATTGAGAAATTTATAGACATACCTGGATGTTTATATACT GTAAATCCTATTGCTGTGAATAGCAAGTATTGTAATGTCTTCACAGAGAATAAGAGGGTTGTGTCAATAATATCAACAGAAGACTTTGGAAAG GTGGCCTTTGTTGCAATTGGAGCAACAATGGTTGGCAGCATTACTTTTTCAAAGAAGGAGCATGACTATGTCAACAAGGGTGATGAG TTTGGATATTTCTCTTTTGGTGGAAGTACAGTAATTTGTGTCTTCGAAAAG GACTCCATAAGGATAGATGAGGACCTCTTGGAAAATAGTGCACGATCTCTTGAGACATTAGTAATGGTGGGAATGCAGTTGGGGGTGTCCATAAAGAAACAGGCAGATGTCAAGTCGAAGTTGGAAAATCTTTCTTTATAA
- the LOC116032838 gene encoding proteinaceous RNase P 1, chloroplastic/mitochondrial has protein sequence MLFRRLGYFSPSLSKTSLLFSAFTRNHSSSFSFHSKTLRSLPHIFFKHEGNSKAQSANLCSMNKPYHFSTASAAVVQEPNTTNPGNKLSKKARREAPESVLRFKLDQCSKHGDLEEALRLYHEARLNEVSLNVHHYNVLLYLCSNCSSGGEGEFGDLGIQKGFEIFRQMGFDKVAPNEATFTSAARLASAKEDPDLAFNLVKQMKNCGIPPKLRSYGPALFGFCKKGMADKAYEVDAHMVESGVVAEEEELSALLRLSSETKRDEKVYEMMHRLRASVRQVSEDTASIVEDWFRSETAAGVGMENWNVEKVKEGVVKGGGGWHGHGWLGKGQWEVVRTEMNETGVCHSCGEKLVSIDIDPRETENFANSLAKLASEREAKNNFLQFEEWLKRNGPFDAVVDGANVSLLNHRDFSFLQLKSVVNQLHQMSKSKKLPLVVLHKNRVTGGPAVHPKNKKLLESWKKAGALYATPLGSNDDWYWLYAAVSCKCLLVTNDEMRDHLFQLLGTSFFPRWKEKHQIRMTASREHGLNLHMPPPYSIVMQESEEGNWHVPTVTGDDLETPRQWLCASRKRRKALHSLFQ, from the exons ATGCTGTTTCGTCGCCTGGGCTATTTTTCACCTTCCCTATCCAAAACCTCACTGCTCTTCTCTGCTTTCACCCGAAaccattcttcttctttctctttccaCTCCAAAACCTTGCGCTCTCTTCCCCATATTTTCTTCAAACACGAGGGCAATTCCAAAGCCCAATCTGCCAATTTGTGCTCCATGAACAAACCATACCATTTCTCTACCGCCTCAGCGGCTGTTGTGCAAGAGCCAAATACAACGAACCCTGGCAATAAGCTCTCCAAAAAAGCCCGCCGTGAAGCCCCGGAAAGCGTGCTTCGATTTAAATTAGATCAGTGCTCGAAGCATGGTGACTTGGAAGAAGCTCTCCGCCTTTATCATGAAGCCAGGTTGAATGAAGTTTCATTAAATGTACACCATTATAATGTTTTGCTTTATTTGTGTTCAAATTGTAGTTCTGGTGGTGAGGGGGAATTCGGGGATTTGGGTATTCAGAAGGGTTTTGAGATTTTTAGGCAAATGGGATTTGATAAAGTAGCTCCAAATGAGGCTACGTTCACTAGTGCTGCAAGGTTAGCTTCAGCTAAGGAAGACCCGGATTTGGCTTTTAATTTGGTGAAACAAATGAAGAATTGTGGTATTCCTCCAAAGTTGAGGTCATATGGCCCGGCCTTGTTTGGTTTCTGCAAGAAGGGAATGGCAGATAAGGCTTATGAGGTTGATGCCCATATGGTAGAATCTGGGGTGGTGGCAGAGGAGGAAGAGCTTTCTGCTCTTTTGAGGCTGAGTTCTGAGACAAAAAGGGATGAGAAAGTGTATGAAATGATGCATAGGTTAAGGGCATCTGTGAGACAGGTGTCAGAAGATACTGCTAGCATTGTCGAAGATTGGTTTAGGTCTGAAACTGCTGCAGGGGTTGGGATGGAGAACTGGAATGTGGAGAAGGTGAAGGAAGGTGTAGTAaagggtgggggtgggtggcaTGGACACGGGTGGTTAGGGAAAGGACAATGGGAAGTGGTGAGAACTGAGATGAATGAGACAGGAGTGTGTCATTCATGTGGGGAGAAGCTTGTAAGCATTGATATTGATCCTAGGGAGACGGAGAATTTTGCTAATTCTTTGGCAAAGTTGGCTTCTGAAAGAGAAgccaaaaataactttttacAATTTGAG GAGTGGCTTAAGAGGAATGGTCCATTTGATGCAGTGGTAGATGGTGCAAATGTTAGCCTCCTTAACCACCGAGACTTTAGTTTTTTACAG CTCAAATCTGTTGTGAATCAATTACATCAAATGAGCAAATCAAAGAAACTGCCACTGGTTGTATTGCATAAAAATCGTGTAACTGGAGGACCTGCTGTCCATCCTAAGAACAAGAAGCTGCTAGAAAGCTGGAAAAAGGCTGGTGCACTTTATGCTACTCCATTGGGTTCAAATGATGATTG GTATTGGTTATATGCTGCTGTTAGTTGCAAGTGTTTGCTGGTGACAAATGATGAGATGAGAGATCACCTCTTCCAACTGTTAGGGACTAGCTTTTTCCCCAGATGGAAGGAAAAACATCAG ATCCGGATGACTGCATCTAGAGAACATGGACTTAATCTACACATGCCTCCTCCATATTCAATTGTTATGCAG GAGTCGGAGGAGGGCAATTGGCATGTACCAACAGTAACCGGGGATGACCTTGAAACACCTCGTCAATGGTTGTGCGCCAGCAGGAAGCGGAGAAAGGCACTGCACTCTCTCTTCCAGTAA